Within Longimicrobium sp., the genomic segment CTGCACGCCGTAATAGAGATCGACCGATAGCGCGCGTTCCCCGAGGAGATCGTGCTCGGTGCGCAGCTCGCCGGAGAGGTAGCCCAGCCCGCGCCCGGTGAGCCGCGCGTTGGCGTAGCGCAGCCGCGACGAGATGAGCTGCGCCGCCGCCATCGCCAGCTTGCCGAAGAGCCGCGGGTTCTCCTCGGCGATCCCGCGCAGCCGGTCGCGCGGCAGCTCCAGCACCTCGGCGTCGTCCTGCACCACCCCGCTGGTGGAGTGGGGATAGTCGTCCAGCAGGCTTCCCTCGCCGTAGCTTTCCCCCTCCGCCAGCACGTGCAGCACCTGCGGCAGCCCCTGCAGCCCCTTCACGATGTCGATGCGCCCCTTCAGCACCACGCCGAACGAGCGCCGCGGCTGGCTCTCGCGAAAGACGTGGCTCCCGCGCGCATACGTCCGCCGCTCGGCGATCGACGCCAGGAAGCGCAGTTCGTCGTCGTCCAGCGCCGCCAGGATCGGCAGCGCGCGCAGCATGTCGAACACCGTGGTCGCTTCGGCCGTCATCGCCCGTCCCCATCCTCAGGAAAGTCACACGGACCGCGGAGCCAACGGACGGTTCCGAAGTCCTCCGCTGACTCCGCCGGCTCCGTGTGGCCCATCACGATCCCCCATCCGCCGCCGGGGGATCGAAAGCGCGCAACGTAGCGGGCGGGGGGAGATGCGACAAGCGCGTGTCTGGAACGGAGATTGCCGCCCCGGACCGCCCCTGCTGGCTGAAAAGCTGGACCCGAACGAAGGAGGAGCGGATGGGACTCTTCGACCGGCACGACTACGGACGTGACTACGGCCGCGAGCACGGCAACGGGCGTGGATTGGGCGACCGGATGCGCGGCGCCTGGCAGCGCTTCGAGAGCCGCATGGGCGGCGGGATGCACGGCCGCGGCTACGACCGCGGGATGATGCAGGGCGGCGGCTGGAACCACGGCGGCGAGGGCCGCGGCTACGACGCGTCCGACTTCGCCTATCGCGGGCTGGACGGTGCGTGGAGCACCGCCCGCAACCGCGGCGCACACGACGCGCAGTGGGACTGGCGCGCGGCCGGCGGCGCGCGCTACGACCAGGACATCGCCCGCCACGGTGGCTACGACCGCGGCTTCCGCGCCCAGCCGGGAATGCAGCGCGGCGGCTACGACCGCGACGTGCACGGCGGCCGCGACCGCATGCGCACCGACGCCGGCGACCCCTTCGGTGACCGCCAGAGCCGCACACCCTTCAGGGTGATGCGCGGCGGCTTCGAGGCCGGGCAGACGGACCGCGGCGGATGGCACGACGGCCACCAGGCCAGCCAGCCGAACCGCGGCGACCCGTACGGCGTCCGCGACCGCGGCTGGAACCGCGGCATCGGCGACGAGCCCACCTACCGCCCCGAGGACTTCCGCGGCTGGGACCACGGCCGCGGCCGCCGCGGCTAGGCGCGCAGCCGCCGGCTAGAGATCGGAGCAGGGCGTCCATCGCGGGCGCCCTGCTTTCTCTTGTCCAGAAATTCCAGAAATTCCAATAATTCCAGCTTTAGCACACTCTGGACAATCTCGAAATGGTTCGCTAAGTTCGTCCCTCCGCTGATCCATCCTTGCTCATTATCTCAGAACTCGTATAGTTATGGAGACAGAGAGGCCTCTCATCTGGATTGCGAGCTCGAGGAAGAGCTACAGAACATTCCCGCGAGAGGCACTCCAGGAGTTCGGACACGCACTCCACCAGGTCCAGCTTGGCGTGCGGAGTCTTCCGGGCGCCAAGCCGCTTTCTTCGGGTGTGCTGAAGGGCCTGCGAATTTTCGAGCTGACAGGTGACTTCGACGGCGACACGTACCGGGTCGTCTACACGACGAAGCTGGAAGGAGCGATCTACGTGCTCCACGCGTTCAAGAAGAAGTCGGTCAGGGGGATCGCGACCCCGCAGCACGAGATCGAGTTGATCCGGATGCGGTTCGAGACCGCCGTGAGAGTGCACCAGCGGGAGTTCGGCCAAGGCACCGGGAATCAGGGGAGGACACGATGAGCGACGAGCCGGAGTTCGAGTACAGCAGCGGGAACGTATTCGCCGATGGAGGACTTCCGGACGCGGAGGAGGCGCTCGCCCGCTCACGGCTGCTGTATACGATCACGAAAACCATTCGCGAGCGTGGGCTCACCCAGGCGAAAGCTGCAAAGCTCCTGGGCACCACCCAGCCGACGGTCTCGGACATGATGCGCGGCAAGCTCCACCTGTTCTCGCTCGAGCGGCTGATCGCGTTCCTCAAGGCGCTCGGGCACGACGTGGAGATCGTAGTGAAGCCGGCGAGACGCGATCCCGACGAGCCGGTCCGCGCGACGGGCTGACCGGCGCGCAGCAGAGATAGTCGTTGTGACGAAAAAGGGCGGAGTGTTCCGATGCGGAACACCCCGCCCTCACTTTGCTTTCTCCGCCGATCGGCCTAAGCCGTTGCGGGGCAGCGACTAGCGTTCGACATCCGCTCCCGGAGCGGCGATTGCCCTTCCATGGGGTGTGATCAATCCCCTGCGTTACGCCGCCCCGCCCGCCTCAGGGCGCCACGTCGAAGAACTGGAGATGCTCCTTCTCGCGCTCGGCGGTGGTCTTCATCGTCCACTCGCTGTCGAAGAGGATGAGCGGCTTTTCCTTGCTGTCGAACACCAGCGCGCGCCCGTAGCCGCCGCCGGCCACGCGCTCCACCTCCTTCATCGGCCCCTCCACCCAGCGCGCCACGCGGTACGACATGGGCTCCAGCCGCGCCTTCACGCCGTACTCGTGCTCCAGCCGGTGCAGCAGCACGTCGAACTGCAGCCGCCCCACCGCGCCCACGATGGGGGCGGGGCCGGTGATGGACTCGGCGTAGAAGACCTGCGCCGCGCCCTCTTCCGAGAGCTGCTGCAGCCCCACGTCCAGCTGCTTGCGGCGCATGGGGTCGGCCACGTGCACGCGGGCGAAGTGCTCGGGGCTGAAGCGCGGGATCCCGCTGAACTCCAGGTCGCCGTCGGCGGAGAGCGTGTCGCCCACGCGCAGCGTGCCGCGGTCGTGGATGCCGATCACGTCGCCCGGCCACGCCTCTTCGATCAGCGTGCGCTCGCGCGCCATGAACTGCGTGGGCTGCGCCAGCCGCACGGGCTTGCCGAGGCGCACGTGCCTCACCTGCATCCCCGCCTCGAAGCGCCCCGAGCACACCCGCACGAAGGCGATGCGGTCGCGGTGCTTGGGGTCCATGTTCGCCTGGATCTTGAACACGAAGCCGGTGAAGTTCGGCTCCAGCGGCGTAACCGTGCGCGTG encodes:
- a CDS encoding type II toxin-antitoxin system RelE/ParE family toxin → METERPLIWIASSRKSYRTFPREALQEFGHALHQVQLGVRSLPGAKPLSSGVLKGLRIFELTGDFDGDTYRVVYTTKLEGAIYVLHAFKKKSVRGIATPQHEIELIRMRFETAVRVHQREFGQGTGNQGRTR
- a CDS encoding helix-turn-helix transcriptional regulator, with amino-acid sequence MSDEPEFEYSSGNVFADGGLPDAEEALARSRLLYTITKTIRERGLTQAKAAKLLGTTQPTVSDMMRGKLHLFSLERLIAFLKALGHDVEIVVKPARRDPDEPVRATG